In a single window of the Terriglobus roseus genome:
- a CDS encoding MFS transporter, whose translation MLAACVGNGFEFYNVTIYAFVAVTLSRLFFPAGRFSGSMLLTFGLFGVSYIVRPLGGLVLGAYADRAGRRASLLLSISLMLAGTVLLVFSPTFETIGIWAPVLLLCARLLQGLALGGEFGSTAAYLLENAPLQKQSLYASLQFASQGFGALLTAIVMFAVSRLSNAQMAAWGWRVPFAVGLLLAPIGLYLRKHMRDTEAFLHTRPVRHPIHDLLRHHGKRIAVAAASTAVLSANIYLRVYLPTFAQTRLGIPIASSALLMLITALSSMVLVPLSANLVTPRNGLRWMSAVIVTTLLAIWPLLHMLDVYRSRAALIVAYTLLTVLSALYSAPQAWFVSMLFPTHVRAGGVGASFNFGVLLFGGFAPAIYAALASSTETIASSAVYVAFAGCISLISIAVTPKRLRAARV comes from the coding sequence TTGTTGGCCGCTTGCGTGGGCAATGGCTTTGAGTTCTACAACGTAACCATCTACGCATTTGTCGCGGTCACATTGTCCCGGCTGTTCTTTCCCGCAGGTCGTTTCAGCGGATCGATGCTGCTTACCTTCGGCCTGTTCGGTGTCTCGTACATCGTGCGTCCCCTTGGCGGTCTGGTCCTGGGCGCCTATGCAGACAGGGCAGGCCGTCGCGCATCGCTGTTGCTATCGATCTCGCTGATGCTCGCGGGCACCGTCCTGTTGGTCTTCTCGCCAACCTTTGAGACCATCGGCATCTGGGCTCCTGTGTTGCTGTTGTGCGCGCGGCTTCTGCAGGGACTGGCGCTGGGGGGAGAGTTCGGCAGCACTGCCGCCTATCTTCTCGAGAACGCCCCGCTGCAGAAGCAGTCGCTCTATGCCAGTCTGCAGTTTGCTTCACAGGGTTTCGGAGCTCTGCTGACGGCGATTGTGATGTTCGCGGTATCACGCCTGAGCAACGCGCAGATGGCAGCGTGGGGATGGCGCGTGCCGTTCGCCGTGGGGCTGCTGCTGGCCCCGATCGGCCTTTATCTAAGAAAGCACATGCGAGATACCGAAGCCTTCCTGCATACACGGCCGGTGCGGCATCCCATACACGACCTCCTGCGGCATCACGGCAAGCGCATCGCTGTGGCTGCAGCATCCACCGCGGTGCTCTCAGCGAATATATATCTGCGTGTCTATCTGCCGACTTTCGCACAAACGCGGCTCGGCATCCCGATCGCCTCCAGCGCTCTGTTGATGTTGATCACAGCCTTGAGCAGTATGGTGCTGGTTCCTCTCAGCGCGAACCTGGTTACACCGCGGAATGGCCTGCGATGGATGTCGGCGGTCATCGTCACGACACTGCTGGCGATCTGGCCTTTGCTGCACATGCTGGATGTCTACCGCAGCCGGGCGGCGCTGATTGTTGCCTACACTCTCCTGACCGTCCTCAGTGCGTTGTATAGCGCGCCGCAGGCATGGTTCGTCTCCATGCTCTTTCCAACGCACGTCAGGGCTGGTGGCGTTGGCGCGAGTTTCAACTTTGGTGTGTTGTTGTTCGGCGGCTTTGCACCGGCAATCTACGCAGCGCTTGCATCCAGCACAGAGACGATCGCGTCCTCCGCTGTCTACGTTGCCTTTGCCGGCTGCATCAGCCTGATCAGCATCGCGGTCACGCCGAAACGGCTGAGAGCGGCGCGAGTCTGA
- a CDS encoding zinc-dependent metalloprotease — protein MQQKRTQRKLAGIALSAVMALSGVVARAQAGPSPLAAKVAGLTRLDGYITLFLDPRGDKTYLQIDKLDQEMLYEQQLTDAIGEYGLDRGAVYHPNLVQFHREGGRVLLKAENTAWRTASSVPEASEAVKRSFGESVIGTFPIVAEENGSLLVDATDFFVRDSFGVTERLTSAREGAFRLDPTRSAIYRERTRAFPRNTEVESMLTFVNPEARRRPIFDGDGQRQGLAAVVPDPRFVTVHVHQSFVELPPLGFHTREFDPRAGYFNSVIYFDWNKPLDQPLDTHLMLRHRLEKKNPGQAVSDPIKPIVYYVDRGIPEPIRSAIVEGASWWNQAFEAAGFHDAFQVKLLPEGADPMDIRYNMILWVERSQRAFSNGAEVIDPRTGEILKTEVSLTSGRERQLFLMTESLLSPYRNGSKPDPAQEKMVLARMRQLAAHEVGHTLGLGHNHASSNFGQGGSVEDYPFPDVQIDSNGKLDLSKAYQPGIGEWDKVSIRYGYSEFPKSSTPDQERAGLNKILDDAYKKGMYFITTQDAGSIASIHPYASQWDNGKNAVEELQHILKVREVALKQFSEAAIQPGRPWSQLEDVYVPAYLFHRYQTETTAKLIAGLDFRYSQRGDGEMVTAFVSPDEQKKALAAVLSTLDVKLLTVPEALLNLFPPRPPEYGRTQESFVGYDGPAFDAIGPVRAASDLTLDALFEPGRVSRLVDYHARDASNPSLSDVVRATLQATVYTSLHDGLEGETQIAINEAVISHLLTAAGSSAVSPLARQILRRELATAREWMTQHAPAASQPEQQAAYAGWISRITAADRAPADRPETKPLQERVPEGAPI, from the coding sequence ATGCAACAGAAGCGCACGCAAAGGAAGCTCGCCGGCATTGCGCTGTCGGCAGTCATGGCCTTGTCTGGTGTGGTGGCTCGGGCACAAGCGGGTCCTTCTCCGCTGGCAGCAAAGGTCGCCGGATTGACGCGGCTGGACGGCTACATCACGCTTTTCCTCGATCCCAGGGGTGACAAGACCTATCTGCAGATCGACAAGCTCGATCAGGAGATGCTGTACGAGCAGCAACTGACCGACGCCATCGGCGAGTATGGTCTGGATCGTGGTGCCGTGTATCACCCGAATCTGGTTCAGTTTCATCGTGAAGGCGGACGCGTTCTGCTGAAGGCGGAGAATACCGCATGGCGCACAGCCAGCAGCGTCCCGGAGGCGTCCGAAGCCGTAAAGCGTTCCTTCGGCGAATCTGTCATCGGAACCTTTCCCATCGTGGCCGAAGAAAACGGATCTCTTCTGGTCGATGCCACGGATTTCTTTGTACGTGATTCGTTTGGCGTCACAGAGCGACTGACTTCCGCCAGGGAGGGTGCGTTCCGGCTCGATCCCACGCGGAGCGCGATCTATCGCGAACGGACACGGGCCTTTCCCAGGAACACCGAAGTGGAAAGCATGTTGACGTTCGTCAACCCGGAAGCACGCCGCCGCCCAATCTTTGATGGGGACGGTCAGCGGCAGGGCCTTGCCGCGGTCGTGCCAGACCCGCGCTTCGTGACGGTGCATGTGCACCAATCCTTCGTGGAACTGCCGCCCCTGGGTTTTCATACGCGTGAGTTTGATCCGCGCGCCGGATACTTCAACAGCGTGATCTACTTCGACTGGAATAAGCCGCTCGACCAGCCGCTGGATACCCACCTGATGCTGCGCCACCGGTTGGAGAAGAAGAACCCTGGGCAGGCCGTCAGCGATCCTATCAAGCCAATCGTCTATTACGTGGACCGCGGGATTCCCGAGCCGATCCGCTCCGCTATTGTGGAGGGTGCAAGCTGGTGGAACCAGGCCTTTGAAGCTGCAGGCTTCCACGATGCCTTCCAGGTAAAGCTGCTGCCTGAGGGCGCCGACCCCATGGACATCCGCTACAACATGATCCTGTGGGTCGAACGTTCGCAGCGCGCCTTTTCGAACGGTGCTGAAGTTATCGACCCGCGCACGGGCGAGATCCTGAAGACGGAGGTCTCACTTACGTCAGGACGCGAGCGCCAGCTCTTCCTGATGACGGAGTCCCTGCTTTCGCCGTACAGGAACGGCTCGAAGCCCGATCCGGCGCAGGAGAAGATGGTGCTTGCACGGATGCGACAACTGGCCGCACATGAGGTCGGTCATACCCTGGGCCTTGGTCACAACCATGCATCCAGCAACTTCGGTCAGGGCGGCTCCGTGGAAGACTATCCCTTCCCCGACGTGCAGATTGACTCGAACGGCAAGCTCGACCTGTCGAAGGCCTACCAGCCCGGTATCGGCGAGTGGGACAAGGTCTCCATCCGCTATGGCTATAGTGAGTTTCCGAAGAGCAGCACGCCCGATCAGGAGAGGGCTGGTCTAAATAAGATCCTGGATGATGCCTACAAGAAGGGCATGTATTTCATCACCACGCAGGATGCCGGATCGATCGCTTCCATCCACCCGTATGCCAGCCAGTGGGACAACGGCAAGAATGCCGTTGAGGAGCTTCAGCACATCCTGAAGGTCCGTGAAGTTGCACTGAAGCAGTTCTCCGAGGCGGCGATTCAGCCAGGTCGTCCGTGGTCACAGTTGGAAGACGTATATGTGCCCGCATACCTGTTCCACCGCTACCAGACTGAGACTACCGCGAAGCTCATCGCAGGCCTGGACTTCCGCTACTCCCAGCGTGGCGATGGCGAGATGGTCACCGCGTTTGTCAGTCCCGACGAACAGAAGAAGGCTCTCGCTGCAGTGCTGTCAACACTCGACGTAAAGCTGCTCACAGTGCCGGAAGCCCTGCTCAATCTGTTCCCGCCGCGTCCACCAGAGTATGGTCGCACGCAGGAGTCCTTCGTGGGCTATGACGGACCGGCATTCGACGCTATTGGACCGGTTCGTGCGGCTTCGGATCTTACTCTCGATGCACTGTTCGAGCCCGGCCGTGTCAGCCGACTGGTGGACTATCACGCACGCGATGCCTCCAATCCGAGCCTGAGCGATGTGGTCCGCGCCACCCTGCAGGCGACCGTCTATACGAGCCTGCACGATGGCCTGGAAGGCGAGACCCAGATCGCCATCAATGAAGCGGTCATCTCTCACCTGCTGACCGCTGCGGGCTCGTCCGCGGTGAGTCCGCTAGCACGGCAGATCCTTCGCCGTGAACTGGCTACCGCTCGCGAGTGGATGACCCAGCACGCACCGGCAGCCAGTCAACCGGAACAGCAGGCGGCTTACGCGGGCTGGATCAGTCGCATCACGGCTGCAGACCGCGCTCCGGCAGACCGCCCCGAGACGAAACCGCTGCAGGAGCGTGTGCCTGAGGGAGCACCGATTTAG